From the genome of Deltaproteobacteria bacterium:
CTTCCTGCTCGACGTGACCGATCTCGAGCAGTGCCTCCGTGACGGCGCGCCGGCGGCGCGACAGGTGGGCAAGCGTGCGCGCCGCAGCGCCCGCGCCGCGATCCGGATCGCGGCCAAGGTCGCGCGCGAACGGGCCGAGGCGTACAAGCTGGCGGGGCGCCTGTGCTGGCTGCTCGGAGAGCGCGACCGGGCGCTCGCGTGGTGGAGCCGGAGCGCTGCGGAGGGCCAACGCCTGGGTGCGCTGCCGGAGGTCGCCCGTACCTTCGCGGAGGTTGGCCGGCGCCTGCCCGAGCGCAGGGACGGCCCGCGGACGTTCCAGGGGCTCGAGCCCGAGGCCTGCGTCGATCGTGCCGCGGCGCTGTTCACGCAGCTCGGCCTCGACTGGGACCTGGAGCAGCTCGGGATACAGGCCGAGGTCGAGGCTACCGCCTGAGCCGGCGAGCTCGGGCGAGAAGCGCCACCAGTGCCGCCGCGGTACACGCGTAGGCGAACAGGTCGCCCACGCGGTAGTAGAGCGTGTGGTCGTGGCTCGGCGCGATCGCGCCGGCGGTCGTGGTCTGCGTCTCGAGAGCGGTCGCGGCGCGGATCCGTCCCCACGGGTCGACGATCGCCGACGGACCGGACGTGGATACACGCACCAGGTAGCGGCGCTGCTCCACTGCGCGGAGGAGGATGATGTCGAAGACGCGGACGGCGTACTTCCGGTCGCCCAGCCACGAGTCGTTGGCGAGGTTCACGAGGTACGCCGCCCCCTGACGCACCCGCGCGGCGGCGATCTCGGGGAAGAGCGCCTCGTTGCAGATGAGGATGCCCGCGGAGCCCGCGGCCGTCGGCAGCGGGGGGGTCGGCGTGCCCGGCGTGAACACCCGCGCGCGACCGAAGCGGCGGTTCAGGAAGTCGAGGCGGGCGAACGGGAAGTACTCGGCGAATGGGAGCAGGTACTGCTTGTCGTATCGGCCGGCGACGTCGCCGGCAGGGTTGAGCAGGAACGCCGAGTTGAAGTACTGCGGCGGCTGCCCGGCGGCCCGCGGCCCGCCGGCGAGGAGCTCGACCCCGCCTGCCGAGAGGACGCGTCCGATCGCCCGGCGATAGAGCGGCTCGTCGTCCAGGAAGAACGTCATGGCGCTCTCGGGCCAGAGGACGAGCGCCGGATGACCGTCGCGCAGCACGCGGTCGGTGAGGCGAAGATAGGTGTCGAGGTTCCGTCCGTAAAGGTCGGGACGCCACTGTGACCCGACGTCCAGGTTGCCCTGGACGATGGCGATCGGCACCGCCGGGGCGCCTGAAGACGCAGCCTCGGAGCCGGCGAGGCGGAACCGCCCGTACGCGGAGGCCAGGAGTACCATCGCCCCCACGAGCACCGCGCCCCCGATCGCGGCCCGGCGGGCGTGCGGGCCGCGTGTGCGTGAGAGCCAGAGCTCGACCAGGGCGGCGTTCACCGCGACGAGTACGAAGCTCACGCCGTAGACGCCGGTCACGTCCGCGATCTGAATCAGCGAGGTGGCGTGCATCTGGGAGTAGCCGGCGAGCGCCCACGGGTTGCCCGTCAGGAACTTCACGCGCCCGAGCTCTGCCCCGACCCACGCGGCGCCCGTCGCGAGCGGGAAGAACGGGCTCTCCCAGTGCCGGAGGGCGCGGTACCAGGCGGCAAAGGCCATGTAGTAGGGCGCGCCGTGAAGCGAGAAGAGCGCGATCGCGAAGCCGATCCCGAACAGTGTCGGCTGCTCGAAGTACACGGCCACCGCTCGCGGCAGGGCGTCGCCCACCGTCCAGGCCATGACGAGGAGCCAGAGCCAGGCGAGCCCGAGCGCCGCCCGTGGCTCGGCGGCGCGGATGGCGAGCAGGAGAGGGACGAGCGCGACCCAGGCGAGCAGGTGTGAGCCGAAGGGCGGAAAGGCGAGCCCGTAGAGCAGGGCGGAGACCAGGGTGGAGACCAGGGTGGGGACGAGAAGGACGCCCCGCGGCCCGAAGGATGGCACGCGGCTGCTACCTGCCCGCGTCGGCACGCGCTCAGGTGCCGCCGCAGACCCCCGTGGTCGAATCGAACCGCGCGCCTTGGTCCACACAGCGGTGGCCCGCTCCCTGGTCGTGCGGCACGCACACCGCCACGGTCCCGCTGCAGCGGCCGCCCCGGCCGTCGTCGGCGACGAAGCTCACGTGGTACACGCGCCCGTCCCCACTTCCATCGCGCTCCGCTCGCACGCGCGCGGTGCTGCCGACGAGGGCGGGATCCGGACAGGTCCCCGTCTCTGCCGCATCATCGAGCGCCTCGTCCTGGGTGATGCCGGTGACGGTCAGGGCGACGGGGTCGCCGTCCGGGTCCGCCACGCCTGCAACTGAGATGGCCACGAACTTGTGGTTCGGCGGCCAGACCGTGCCCGGGCTGGCAAACGCCCGGCTGCAATCGGGGGTCCGATTGCAGCCGAGCTTGCTCGGATTTTTCGGATGGACGCACGTGCCCGCCGCGTCGCACTCGTCGTCCGTGCAGGCGTCTCCGTCGTCCGGGCACGACGTCCCGGCGGGGGCGAGCCGATCCTCGGGGCATTGCGCCGAAACACCCGTGCAGGTCTCCGCGACGTCACACGGCCCCACCGCCGGGCGGCACGCCGTCCCGGCGTTCCCGGGCTGATGGAGGCAGCGGCCGGAGCTATCGCACTGATCGACCGTGCAGGGGTTACCGTCGTCCAGCTCGCACGCGTCGCCGATGCCGTCCTCGTTGGCGTCTGCCTGATCAGGATTCGCCACTGTTGGGCAGTTGTCACAGACGTCGCCGACGTCATCCTGGTCGGTATCTTCCTGCAGCGGGTTGAACAGCAGCGGACAATTATCGGCGACCTTCCCCGTCGTCGGGTCCACCTCCTCGAAGGTCCCGTCCTCGTCGAGGTCGCGGAGGATCGTGCGCGTCGGACCCGGCGAAATGAACGTCAGCCCTCCCTCCGCGAACTTGAGCGCGCCGGGAGACACCAGCTCACCGGCGGGACCCACGAGGTTGACGCGCTCGCGGAAGTTGATTGTCCTCCCGGTGAGGGCGTTGAAGGTGTGCAGGACGTACGGACCACCCACCCGCGAGGGCGGGCCATCCCCCACCCTCCCGTCGCCGTCGAGGTCCATGCCTTGCCTGCTCTCGTCCACCGCCACTGCCAGTGTGCCGCCGTTCACGCTGGGGCCGAAAGGCAACGCGAGGGCGAGGCCGAGATTCTTCTCTCGGTCCTCCGGCGGCGCCGTGGGGCGGAAAGCGTGCAAAAGAAGGCGAACCCCCAGCGGGGAGGTGGGCGGAAAAAACTCGGCTTCGACGCAGGGCACGAGTGAGTCCGCGAGGGCGGGCACCGGAAGGGCGACGGCGCCGGGGCCGTTGCAGATCAGCTCGGGCTCCTTGTCGCGATCAGCGAGGTCGATCACGCCCACCGGCGTCGAGTTCATCCCGTTGTCCCGGGCCACGAACGTGAGCCACTTGGGACTCAGCGCGAGGAGGCTGGTTGGGCTCGATCGGCGGAAGTCCCTGACGGTGTGTTCCACGTTATCGAACAGCATGAGGGCACAGGGACTGGACTCGCACTTCTCGCCGTTCGGGACGACGAACGCGACCCGACCGGCGCTGACGGCGAAGTCCACCGGCAGGCTCGGATCGAGAAACACCCCTGCCATTGGGAAATTCCCGCTCAGCTCTTTGGACCGCGTCACCCGGAAGGTGGGGTGTTCGGCCGTACCGACGAAGAAGGGGTTCGGGTGACCGGGGTCGGTCAGCGCTGCATCGTATACCGCGAGTGCGTCCGCTCCGTTCGCGTCGGGAAACGAGAAGGCGAGCAGGCTTCCCGCCAGCTCCAGCCGAGGGCTTCGCGTGGCGGCCAGGATCGTGCCCTTCCTGGGGTCCGAGGCACCCTTGCGCAGGTCGAATGCTCCGGCGGTGAACACGTCGCCTTCTCGACCGTTGCCGTCGAGGTCGAAGCGTCCGGCGTCGTCGGTCGACGTGAGCTCCGGGACGCGGAATGCCACGAGGTCCTCGGAGGCCTGGAAGGCGAAGACTGGCTGCTGGAGGCGCTCGAGGAGGCCGTCCGTCCCGAAGTTCGCGAAGCAGCGCATGTCGACGCTGGCGATCTCGATCGGGGCTGCTCCGGGGTTCTGCAGGTCGAGCGCGTAGAGGATGACGTCGGTCTTGTCACAGTCGTTGTTCAGGTCCACGGTCTCGTCCCCGAGCGAGTTGCAGTGCTGGTCGAGATCCACCTCGGCCGACACCCCCGGGCCGCTCTCCCGGTTCTCGTAGACCGCGAACTTGCCCGCCCGCGCGAGGGTGAGGGGGTTGGCCCGCATGCTCTTGGGCGCGTCGCCCTGCACGCAACGGATGACGACCGGTCCGACCCCCGCCTCCGGCGGCCCCACGTCGGGGCAGGCTCCTTCGAGCTCGATGCGCAGCACGGAGCGCGGCGCATCCACGGTGCCGAGGACGTGCTCCCCGCTCCGGGAGAGCAGAGGCGGGAGCTTGGCGCCGTTCGCAGTAAACGACTCGGGGACCCCGGCCACGCACGTCGTCCCCAGGGCCGGTGCAAGGACTTCGACGAAGCGCGTCAGCGTGATCCCCTCGATATTGGGGAGCAGGTCGTGAAAGTCGAAGGGGATGAACAGGATGGGGTTTCCCGTGCTGTTCACGTCCCCGGCGGCCAGGACGTTTTTCCCGAACCCGGTCACGTCGTGTACGAGCGCGTCGAAGGCGTTGGGTGGCGGGAGAGCGAGGAAGGAGGGGAACCGGTCGTCGCGGACCCGGGAACCGGGGATGAAGAGCTCGTCGATCCGCGCCGTGAGCTGGGAGTCCGTCGTCACCTCGATCACGACGAGCCCGGTGCGCGTGAGGGACGCGGCCGGATTGCACGGCCCGGGGTTTTCCACCGGCGCGTCCGCCTTCGGGAAGGCAAAGTGCACGCAGCTGCACCCTGTCGCGTCGCATGTCTCCGGGCCGCAGGTCGTGGCCGCAACGTCGTCGACGACGTGTCCGTCCGCTTGGAATCGGATCGAGACGTGGTTCCGGG
Proteins encoded in this window:
- the lnt gene encoding apolipoprotein N-acyltransferase, with the translated sequence MPSFGPRGVLLVPTLVSTLVSALLYGLAFPPFGSHLLAWVALVPLLLAIRAAEPRAALGLAWLWLLVMAWTVGDALPRAVAVYFEQPTLFGIGFAIALFSLHGAPYYMAFAAWYRALRHWESPFFPLATGAAWVGAELGRVKFLTGNPWALAGYSQMHATSLIQIADVTGVYGVSFVLVAVNAALVELWLSRTRGPHARRAAIGGAVLVGAMVLLASAYGRFRLAGSEAASSGAPAVPIAIVQGNLDVGSQWRPDLYGRNLDTYLRLTDRVLRDGHPALVLWPESAMTFFLDDEPLYRRAIGRVLSAGGVELLAGGPRAAGQPPQYFNSAFLLNPAGDVAGRYDKQYLLPFAEYFPFARLDFLNRRFGRARVFTPGTPTPPLPTAAGSAGILICNEALFPEIAAARVRQGAAYLVNLANDSWLGDRKYAVRVFDIILLRAVEQRRYLVRVSTSGPSAIVDPWGRIRAATALETQTTTAGAIAPSHDHTLYYRVGDLFAYACTAAALVALLARARRLRR